The DNA region GTCCTCGAAGATCGCCCTCACCTCGTCCTCTGGAAACGGGTGCGTCAGGGTGCAGCTCGCGGGCGAGATCTCGACCGTGCTGCCGGGGATCACCAGCAGGCCGTTGCCGTGCCCGTGCTCCGCCATGTAGTCGAGGAAGACCGCCGCGTCGGGGAAGGTGTTGGCGGGGTCGCGGTCGAAGTCGTTGAGGCCGAACAGGTCATCGTCCAGGAAGCACGGTGGCCCCGCGGACGGCACCACCCATCGGGCGCCGAGCAGCTCGATGTACCGCAGTGCCCTGTCCATGCCGTTGATGCGCTTCTTCCGTCCCAGCGCCTCCTTCATCTTCTGAGGCAGCTTGTACACCATAGGGTACCATATGGCGCCCGAGAACTGCAGCATGTGCAGGTCGTAGGGGCCGAAGCTGGCCAGCCTCTCGAGGTCCAGCGGGCGGGAGTCGTTCTGGTCCAGGATGCGCACCTCGCCGTCGTCGACCATGAGGGCCGAGTCTCCCAGCGGGCCGTCGGTGGGCGCCACGGCGGCGGCTATCATGATCCGCAGGCCATCCAGCTCTACCGGCTCGTAGTTCCGTGTGCGCACGAAGTGCCGAAAGCCCATCGCCCTCAGCTCCCTCTCCAGCAGGTCCAGCGGGTAGTCCGGCAGGAGCACCACGGCGTCCTTGGAGACGTGCCGTCGAAGGAACTCCGGGTCCATGTGGTCGTGGTGCATGTGCGAGATATATAGGTAGTCCGGGCTGCCGATGGCAGCAGGATCTATGTGCTCGTTGCTGGGGAAAGGAAACCACGAGGCGAAGTACGCCGGGTTGAACCACGGGTCGGTCAGGATGGTCCCGTGCCTGGTCTCTATGAAGAAGCCTGCGTGGCCTATGCTGGTGACTCTCAACGGTGCCCTCCGATCTCGTAAGCTATCTAGTGCTACATAAAGAATAACACTTCAGTGGCTAAAAAGTTTCACCTCTTAATAATTTCCCGCGGGGGTGTGATCAGCCTGTATACTTTGTAGGATGAGATCGACCGAGCTGGAGGGCTATGAACTTCTTTCTCAAGGCGCTGGTAGCGCTGTTCACCATAGTTGACCCGATAGGCATGGCGCCCATCGTGGTGGGGCTGACGGCCCACCTGAGCCCGGCGGTCAGGCGCAGGGTGGTGACGAGGGCCACCCTGATAGCCACCGGCGTGGTGGCCGTGTTCGCGCTGTTCGGCAAGCCGCTGCTGGAGTTCCTGGGGATAACGCCTGAGGCCTTCAGCATCGCCGGGGGTGCCCTGCTGTTCCTGGTGTCGATAGACATGCTCTTCGGGCGGGAGTCGGGCGCCAGGGAGACCGGTCGCGAGGCGCGGGAGGCCAGGACGCGCGAGGACATCAGCGTCTTCCCCCTGGCGATCCCCCTGATAGCCGGCCCCGGGACGATCACCACGGTGATCCTGCTGATGGACAGCGCCCAGGGTCACGCCTCCAGGCAGCTGGCGGTGGCCGCCGCCGTGGCGATCGTCATGTTCTGCACCTGGGTATCGATGAGCCTGGCGTTCCCCATACAGAAGCGCATGGGCACCACCGGCACGCTCGTGCTCTCCCGAGTGCTGGGCATGCTGCTGGCCGCCATCGCCATCCAGTACATCCTCAACGGCCTGAGCTCCTTCGCGGAGTCCCTCAGGACGATCCTCTCCTAGGCAGAGCGCCACTGGGGGTTAAAGCTGTTTTACAAGCATGCTTGCATGCTTGCATTCTGTGTTGCCTGTAAGCAGACTTACATCTGACGCCCTTATACACAGGCAACACAGGAGGCTTGCATGACAGTGACCATGACCGCAGGCAAGGCAGCCCCTCCCCCGCAGGCTCTGGCCAGGGTGATCGCCGTGGCCAACCAGAAGGGAGGGGTCGGCAAGACCACCACGACCTTCAACCTGGGGGTAGCCCTCGCTCGGCTGGGCCACCGGGTGCTGCTGGTGGATATGGACCCGCAGGCGGCGCTCACCGCGAGCACGGGGGTGCCCGTGGCGCAGCTGGAGGCCAGCATCTACGACCTGCTGCTGGACCCCAAGCTCGACCCCGACAGCGTGCTGCAGCACACCCGCTCGGGGGTGGACCTGCTGCCGGCCAACATAGACCTCTCGGCGGCCGAGATCGAGCTGGTGAACATGACCCTCCGCGAGCTCATCCTCAGGGATATCCTTACTCCCCTGCGCGAGCGCTATGGGTACATCCTCATAGACTGCCCCCCTAGCCTGGGGCTGCTCACGATCAACGCGCTCGCCGCTGCCGACGAGGTGCTGATCCCCCTGCAGTGCGAGTACCTGGCCACCAGGGGGCTGGCGCTGCTGCTGCGCACCCTGTCGAGGGTCCAGGAGAGGCTCAACCCGGGGCTGAGGATCACGGGGATCCTGCCCACGATGTACGACGCGCGCACGCTGCACGCGCGGGAGGTGCTGGCCGAGCTCCAGGACAACTTCCCTGGGCAGGTGTTCGACATCACGATCAAGGACAGCGTCCGCCTAAAGGAGTCGCCCGCAGCCGGGCTCTCGGTGGTGGACTACGACCCCTCACACGACGCCGCGCAATCATATATGAAGCTAGCAAAGGAGATAGCCGATGCCTAGAAACCAGCGAGTATCCATCAGGGGCAAGGGCTCAGACATCTTCTTCGAGCACCTGAACCCATCCGAGATAAGGCCCAGGCCCGAGGACGGGACCGAGCCAACCGAACCAGCAAGCAAGCATGCTAGCATGCAAGCAGCCAAGGAAGCAAGCGCGCAAACTCACAAGCAAGCACAGAAGCAGCCAAGCGATCAGGCAGACCAGCTTACGGAGACGACTGAGGGGACGGAAGCGCTGGAGGGAGGCGGCAGGGCGCCGGTTCTGGAGGCCCGCCAACCTTCCCAGGGAGATGAAAGCGCCACCGATGCTCGAGATGAAAGCACAGCTCTACCTGATAGCAAGCAGGCAAGCGGGCTTGCTCGTGAGCTCGCAAGCAAGCATGCTAGCAAGCAAGCAGATAAGCCTGCTAGCGAGCGTGAAGGGGAGCATGCAAGCGGGTATGCTCCCGAGTATGCAAGCAAGCTTGAGCCGGCTGCTCGCTCCGATGCTGCCACTCGGGGCGCTGTGCCGGGCGCGGGCGAAAGCCTACAAGCTAGCAGGGATGCTGGCATGCATGCTGGCGACCAAGCAAGCGCGCAAGCAGGCGAGTATGCAAGCATGCTTGCAAGCAAGCAGGATGCTGGGTCGCGCGATGGAGCGGTGGGCTCCCAGCCTCCGTCCGATGCGTCCCAGGGGATTGTCGCCGCTACCTCGCCCGCCCCTGTCCGTGATGAGGGGCATCATCCTGCCGCTGGCCAGGGGGAGCCTTGGAGCGAGAGGGGGGTGGAGTCTGGAGACCGCCTCGGTGGCTCACGGGGCGGTGAGGATGCGGAGGACGGCTTGCCCTCAAGCGTGCATGGGAGCAAGCTGCCTCGTACCGACCACGCGGATGTGCTGCACGCCCTGTGGAAGGACCTCTCGGAGGCGGCGACCATCACGAACGCCTTCAGGTTCACCGACACCGACATGCGCCTTCTGACGGACGCGACCTATGCGCTCGGGAAGGAGTTCGGGATCAAGGTCTCAAAGCAGGAGGTGGTGCGCCTGGCGCTGCGCGCGCTGCTGCTGGAGTACGAGCGCGAGGGGCCGGATAGCCTCCTGGCGCGGTACGCGCTGCGCAAGCAGCAGCTGCGCCGGGGTGATATCTAGCATGCTTGCATGCATGCTTGCTTGTGGGCTCATGGCGGCCGGAGTCCTGGTTTGGGGCGACGCTTGCTACTTGGCGCTGCCCGGCTTACCTTTTAATAAGGTTAATAAGGAGCGAGCATGAGCGAGGATCCCGTGCGAGACGATTCGGAGAGGGTAGTGCGCATCGAGGCTTCGGGCAGGGAGCTGAGGGAGGCGCTCGCGCCGATGCTCAAGGACGGCCACCTTACCGTCCTGAGCGCGGCGCACTACCACGCGCTGCGCGAGGCGCTCTACAAGAACACCTTCCGCCGTGCCGAAGGCACGCCCTGGCCAACGGCCGCACTGGAGAAGGGCAACGCTCGTGGCCTTGCGCAGCTCCGGCCCACGGTGATCGACCAGCAGCCGCTGCTGCCGCCCGAGGAAGAGGAGGCCTGGACGAAGGCTATGTGGAGGCAGCGCGAAGAGCTGTCGGACCTCGACGCCGACGTGCTGGACGCGCTCTCGGCGCTCTGGCTATATCAGGCGCGGTCCCCGCAGGACGATGCTGTGGCCGATATCGACGGCTTGCTGGCGATGCGGGGCATCAAGCCCAAGCGGGGCGGGCAGGGCCGGCGCGGGGGCTACGAGCCCGAGCAGCGCGCCGAGATGCTCAAGGCACTTTCTCACATCCAGAACCTCTGGCTGGACATGGCAGAGATCGAGGTGTACGAGGAGGGCGCCAGGGGAGGTCGCAGCCGCACCATCAAGCAGACGGTCCAGAGTCGGCCCTTCGTCATCACCGACAGGATGGGGCAGGTGCGTCTGGACGGCTACATGCAAGTGCGCAAGTTCATCTTCCGCCCGGGGAAGGTGTTCGCCCACTTCCTGATGGGTCCCGGCCAGCAGACGGCGCTGCTGTCGGCCAAGGCGCTGAAGTACGATCCCTACAGGCAGCGCTGGGAGAAGAGGCTGGCGCGCTACCTCTCCTGGCAGTGGAGGGTGAAGGCCCGCAACGCCGACTACCTCAGGCCCTACAGGGTGGAGACGCTCATCGAGGCCGTGGGCGAGCGGGTGGACACGCGCAACCCCGCCAGGACCCGGGATCGCCTGGAGAAGTGCCTGGACACCCTCCAGCGGGATGGCGTCATCGCCGCCTGGCAGTACGACCGCTGGGACGAGCAGCTTGCGGGCAGAAAGGGCTGGATCCTCGACTGGCTGCAGGCGACCGTCCTCATCGAGCCCCCTGACCCGGTCAAGGATACCTATCAGCCCCTGGAGCGCAGGCGCGTGATCGAGCAGGAGCCGCTGCCGGACTCCCTGGGAGAGCGCATCAAGCGCGCCAGGAAGGCCAAGGGCCTGTCGCAGATGCAGGCTGCCGAGGAGCTCGGCATCTCCCAGGGCTACCTCAGCCTCCTGGAGCGCGGCAAGGTCAGGGAGTCGCAGCTATCGGGCCAGCTGCGCGCCCGCCTGCAAGACTGGCTTGGATCCTGAGGCGGGGGCAACTCCCCGGCGCGGTGGCCGGCATCCTGGGCGGTAGCTGCGGCCGCGTGCCGGCAGGTGAGATCGGCGCCCGGGAACCCCCTACCGGAAGAACTCCGCAAGTCCCCGGGCCCTGCAGGACTCCCCAAGGCAGGGCAGTCGCCAGGACTGCTCTATCGTCCTGAGCAACGCGTAGTGGTCGTAGAGCCTGCACGACTCGTACCCAGCGGGTGTGCGGTGGGAGATCACGATCAATGGGACCTGTCCGCCCCCGTGCGCGGGCGTCGTACCCTCGTCCCAGGTG from Thermobaculum terrenum ATCC BAA-798 includes:
- a CDS encoding Rieske 2Fe-2S domain-containing protein; amino-acid sequence: MRVTSIGHAGFFIETRHGTILTDPWFNPAYFASWFPFPSNEHIDPAAIGSPDYLYISHMHHDHMDPEFLRRHVSKDAVVLLPDYPLDLLERELRAMGFRHFVRTRNYEPVELDGLRIMIAAAVAPTDGPLGDSALMVDDGEVRILDQNDSRPLDLERLASFGPYDLHMLQFSGAIWYPMVYKLPQKMKEALGRKKRINGMDRALRYIELLGARWVVPSAGPPCFLDDDLFGLNDFDRDPANTFPDAAVFLDYMAEHGHGNGLLVIPGSTVEISPASCTLTHPFPEDEVRAIFEDKRLYLEAYKARQQPRIDAIKSSWRRGEVDLVAALREWFEPLLEQADMTCVGVNGRVLLDCGDEGIVLDFQHRKVYRWQGEEWEYRMAFDRALLEECVRQHYEDWVNELFLSCRFEAERKGPYNEYVYNFFKCLSQERLQYAEGWYAEQTQDQQLWECEGYLVQRRCPHLKADLTRFGEVHDGILTCRLHGWQFDLATGRCLTSPDRHLFTQPVEREEVAQGGVQRPAEHKAS
- a CDS encoding MarC family protein; this translates as MNFFLKALVALFTIVDPIGMAPIVVGLTAHLSPAVRRRVVTRATLIATGVVAVFALFGKPLLEFLGITPEAFSIAGGALLFLVSIDMLFGRESGARETGREAREARTREDISVFPLAIPLIAGPGTITTVILLMDSAQGHASRQLAVAAAVAIVMFCTWVSMSLAFPIQKRMGTTGTLVLSRVLGMLLAAIAIQYILNGLSSFAESLRTILS
- a CDS encoding ParA family protein; amino-acid sequence: MTVTMTAGKAAPPPQALARVIAVANQKGGVGKTTTTFNLGVALARLGHRVLLVDMDPQAALTASTGVPVAQLEASIYDLLLDPKLDPDSVLQHTRSGVDLLPANIDLSAAEIELVNMTLRELILRDILTPLRERYGYILIDCPPSLGLLTINALAAADEVLIPLQCEYLATRGLALLLRTLSRVQERLNPGLRITGILPTMYDARTLHAREVLAELQDNFPGQVFDITIKDSVRLKESPAAGLSVVDYDPSHDAAQSYMKLAKEIADA
- a CDS encoding helix-turn-helix domain-containing protein, encoding MSEDPVRDDSERVVRIEASGRELREALAPMLKDGHLTVLSAAHYHALREALYKNTFRRAEGTPWPTAALEKGNARGLAQLRPTVIDQQPLLPPEEEEAWTKAMWRQREELSDLDADVLDALSALWLYQARSPQDDAVADIDGLLAMRGIKPKRGGQGRRGGYEPEQRAEMLKALSHIQNLWLDMAEIEVYEEGARGGRSRTIKQTVQSRPFVITDRMGQVRLDGYMQVRKFIFRPGKVFAHFLMGPGQQTALLSAKALKYDPYRQRWEKRLARYLSWQWRVKARNADYLRPYRVETLIEAVGERVDTRNPARTRDRLEKCLDTLQRDGVIAAWQYDRWDEQLAGRKGWILDWLQATVLIEPPDPVKDTYQPLERRRVIEQEPLPDSLGERIKRARKAKGLSQMQAAEELGISQGYLSLLERGKVRESQLSGQLRARLQDWLGS